The following coding sequences lie in one Miscanthus floridulus cultivar M001 chromosome 9, ASM1932011v1, whole genome shotgun sequence genomic window:
- the LOC136480120 gene encoding DJ-1 protein homolog E-like: MDKRSTADERVKKAAAAAARGIDSSGAPTFGFRLVASAVSVTPWITLLMFTDARARTTRPPSRSTPSPPSASPSTAPRPASAPATPASPQSTTSRLRGTSRHLYTELTGHRFTITADFAAAAADPSCYDALVIPGGRFTEQLSADAAVVGLVAAFAALRRPLVLTCHSQLLLAAAGGLSAGVRCTAFFSLRPVVELAGGAWVDPEPFGLCVADGHVLSAIGWPAHAQILAKLLAAMGARVHAGRGGQRVLVLCADYVDDYEANVPFRALAGVGCHVESACPTKRKGETVVTAIYDAAAPAPAAGATVTVSEERRSHNFVMTADWADASADDFDCVVVPGGRAPELLVTHDKAVALVKEFADKGKVVASIGQGHLLLAAAGLLRGKKCASGVPMRVVSRLAGAEAVEVEGAVVDCKLVTAARWTDLAQFVARVIDLLGISVSF, from the exons ATGGACAAAAGGTCGACCGCCGACGAGCGGGTCAAgaaggccgccgccgctgcagctcGAGGCATCGACAGCTCCGGTGCTCCGACCTTTGGCTTTCGGCTCGTCGCCTCCGCCGTCTCGGTCACTCCGTGGATTACTTTGCTCATGTTCACTGATGCCAGGGCTAG GACTACGAGGCCGCCGTCCCGCTCTACGCCCTCGCCGCCCTCGGCATCGCCGTCGACTGCGCCGCGCCCGGCAAGCGCCCCGGCGACTCCTGCCTCACCGCAGTCCACGACTTCTCGGCTTCGAGGTACGTCACGTCAC CTCTACACGGAGCTCACGGGCCACCGGTTCACGATAACCGCCGacttcgcggcggcggcggcggacccgTCTTGCTACGACGCGCTGGTGATCCCGGGCGGGCGGTTCACGGAGCAGCTCAGCGCGGACGCGGCCGTCGTGGGCCTCGTCGCGGCGTTCGCGGCGCTGCGGAGGCCCCTGGTGCTCACGTGCCACAGCCAGCTCCTGCTCGCCGCGGCCGGCGGGCTCAGCGCCGGGGTGCGATGCACGGCGTTCTTCAGCTTGCGCCCCGTCGTGGAGCTGGCGGGGGGCGCGTGGGTCGACCCGGAACCCTTCGGGCTCTGCGTCGCCGACGGCCACGTGCTCTCCGCCATCGGGTGGCCCGCGCACGCCCAAATCCTCGCCAAGCTCCTCGCCGCCATGGGCGCGCGCGTCCACGCAGGCCGCGGTGGCCAGCGCGTCCTCGTCCTCTGCGCC GACTACGTGGACGACTACGAGGCGAACGTGCCGTTCCGGGCGCTGGCGGGCGTGGGCTGCCACGTCGAATCCGCGTGCCCGACCAAGCGCAAGGGCGAGACCGTCGTGACGGCGATCTACGACgccgccgcgccggcgccggccgcgGGCGCCACGGTCACGGTCAGCGAGGAGAGGCGGAGCCACAACTTCGTCATGACCGCCGACTGGGCCGACGCCAGCGCCGACGACTTCGACTGCGTCGTCGTGCCGGGCGGCCGGGCGCCGGAGCTGCTGGTGACGCACGACAAGGCCGTGGCGCTCGTGAAGGAGTTCGCGGACAAGGGGAAGGTGGTGGCCAGCATCGGGCAGGGCCACCTGCTCCTCGCCGCGGCGGGGCTGCTCAGGGGCAAGAAGTGCGCCAGCGGGGTGCCCATGAGGGTCGTCTCGAGGCTGGCTGGCGCCGAGGCCGTGGAGGTCGAAGGGGCCGTCGTTGATTGCAAGCTCGTCACGGCGGCGAGATGGACGGACCTCGCGCAGTTCGTGGCTCGCGTCATTgatctcctcggcatctccgtctCGTTCTGA